The following is a genomic window from Rutidosis leptorrhynchoides isolate AG116_Rl617_1_P2 chromosome 8, CSIRO_AGI_Rlap_v1, whole genome shotgun sequence.
tctaatacaaggtaataatcatattcaaactttggttcaatttctataactataacaatcttatttcaagtgatgatcttacttgaacttgttttcgtgtcatgattctgcttcaagaacttcgagccatccaaggatccgttgaagctagatccatttttctcttttccagtaggtttatccaaggaacttaaggtagtaatgatgttcataacatcattcgattcatacatataaagctatcttattcgaaggtttaaacttgtaatcactagaacatagtttagttaattctaaacttgttcgcaaataaaagttaatccttctaacttgacttttaaaatcaactaaacacatgttctatatctatatgatatgctaacttaatgatttaaaacctggaaacacgaaaaacactgtaaaaccgaatttacgccgtcgtagtaacaccgcgggctgttttgggttagttaattaaaaattatgataaaatttgatttaaaagttgttcttctggaaaaatgatttttcttatgaacatgaaactatatccaaaaatcatggttaaactcaaagtgtaagtatgttttctaaaattgtcatctagacgtcgttctttcgactgaaatgactacctttaaaaaacgacttgtaaattatatttctgactataaacctatactttttctatttagaatcataaaatagagttcaatataaaaccatagcaatttgattcactcaaaacggatttaaaatgaagaagttatgggtaaaacaagattggataatttttctcattttagctacgtgaaaattggtaacaaatctattccaaccataacttaatcaacttgtattgtatattatgtaatctagagataccatagacacatatacaatgtttcgacctatcatgtcgacacatctatatatatttcagaacaaccatagacactctatatgtaaatgttggagttagctatacagggttgagatggattccaaaatatatatagtttgagttgtgatcaatactgagatatgtatacactgggtcatggattgattcaagataatatatatatctatttatttctgtacatctaactgtggacaactagttgtaggttactaacgaggacagatgacttaataaacttaaaacatcaaaatgtattcaaagtgttgtaaatatattttgaacatactttgatatatatgtatatatttgttataggttcgtgaatcgaccagtggccaagtcttacttcccgatgaagtaaaaatctgtgaaagtgagttatagtcccacttttaaaatctaatatttttgggatgagaatacatgcaggttttataaatgatttacaaaatagacacaagtacgtgaaactacattctatggttgaattatcgaaatcgaatatgcccctttttattaagtctggtaatctaagaattagggaacagacaccctaattgacgcgaatcctaaagatagatctattgggtctaacaaaccccatccaaagtaccggatgctttagtacttcgaaatttatatcatatccgaagggtgtcccggaatgatggggatattcttatatatgcatcttgttaatgtcggttaccaggtgttcaccatatgaatgatttttatctctatgtatgggatgtgtattgaaatatgaaatcttgtggtctattattatgatttgatatatataggttaaacctataactcaccaacatttttgttgacgttttaagcatgtttattctcaggtgattattaagagcttctgctgtcgcatacttaaataaggacgagatttggagtccatgcttgtatgatattgtgtaaaaactgcattcaagaaacttattttgttgtaacatatttgtgttgtaaaccattatgtaatggtcgtgtgtaaacaggatattttagattatcattatttgataatctacgtaaagctttttaaacctttattgatgaaataaaggttatggtttgttttaaaatgaatgcagtctttgaaaaacgtctcatatagaggtcaaaaccttgcaacgaaatcaattaatatggaacgtttttaatcaataagaacgggacatttcaaggattATTTgtcggtagtgtctcgttaggagactcttaagtcggtgacacctcacggtggttcacgaggcggtgacccttagtagttggttggtgtttcacaagtcggtggcacCATAAATTGGGGAAGTGATTCACGAGACGGTATTACTTCATAGTgtccacaagtcggtgacactaggtggtgcttcacaagtcggtgatgccacatggaggttcacaagtcggtgacctcgtatgtattggcgggtgattcacaagtcggtgacaccctatagtgcttcacaagtcggtgacacttattggtggcgcttcacaagtcggtgatgtcacatggcgttcacaagtcggtgacccatagatattggtgggtagttcacaagtcggtgacaccctttggtgattcacaagtcggtgacaccttatgatgagtcacaagtcggtgacatcattaGAGTGAGACTCGACATTATTGGtcatctacaagtcggtagtgccatagcggggaacggtatgttatatttatgcattgttgtgatttagtatattattgtggcgatttatatactaacgttgttgctagtcgtatgtttggtgttgctagctcgtctatgcattttgtttgcatggtattgtaagtggatgcgtgtaggtaaattacatatgtatatgtataagtattgcattcactaagcgttagcttaccctctcgttgttgacttttttatagattgcatggatgcggaggctcgggtaagcagggactagtggacttgcgtagttgctttagaaggcttgcttttggattgattaggattgggtagcgtatccccaatcgccatgctcggcctttattttgtattacaaatcatgtggttgaaaacttgtattttcgtacgaaagtcgtaaaactgccgatgtgggcccggtcttcgtaaaactaattttattaatggaaggtgttagttctacatatattaatgtatggttaaaatcgttttgtctaaatacgtcaggaagtggtcaaacattttcgcatttcatgactttttggacaggccactttggcgcgccgcgcggccatatggcgcgccgcgccatatgctgttccagcaaaaaaaaaatttaattgatattttcgtgtgatcgtttgtattaagggttgggatgttacaagtggtatcagagcatggtctaagggatttaggtgacttgagataggtgcctagacttagacttttgtgtgtgctaaatttgttgcgggacttgtaggattacggatcggaatgggtttagttagtgccttgtttataggttaactaacatttatattagtaatgcggatattattaatatgctgttgtgctgtgataatgattcttgtgttatgttttgtttgtgtttgcggttgcatatatcatcaagagaggcggtcgttgtactaacgagtcgatacgacgtgtatgcataataaggacttgcaaaccttattacgggtgcaaatcgtgtctagcaagtgatgtacgacgagtgtttagcaagatggggtggtattgtatgtgtgctttatacgttcgtgatctaatcgctttgcattccttagaatggcgacgggaaatgggatcaagacgaacgacgctgagtttaatgctagagttacacgtatgttaggcgattgtagtagtattcggatgttagagcgtgttcgctttcgtgttgaagttgatgatccatgaggttcgtcgggtggatgaaacccctgagatcaagtgtttgatctagatgaaggttggtaatggagtctacgggatgcaacgttaggtgcctctttcatacctactagcgtggtattcgacttcgatggtgttacggttacattgagcatagggtaccggcaagaaaacccttaggtgttcgagtggcggtgtggaagttacaagcgatagcaactcgatgattgctagagtaatacccgtacggttcggtaagtgcttcggttgaagtagcaaaggataatccgaaatccttcgtatgctcaaagttggagcaaggtttgttgacgtgcgtattaagagatgcaagacgggtgaacctcgtatttcttttaggagttatgataatgcgattggcgcattagttgtcggattagtggtcactctttccgtgagagtgagcatgtgtttatcgtcgggagctattgttggagacgaattcgtgagaattcgaggactatgaccaatgaggatattggttatgtatgttgatgagtggccattccatgggatgctattatttcgacgatgtgtttatggaacggagttctaggtgggggagtttatactctcgcacgaaAGTATTCTAGTGTGATGTAGTGGCTAGCTAGGTTGAGTTAGTCCAttgcagtttgactaaccgagtcgggttaatcaattagatattaggtgttgaccgaggcgggttaaccaagtgagtttgactaaccgggtcgggttaatcaattagatgataggcattgaccgagtcgggctgacctagggtatttgactaaccaagtcgggttaattaattagatgttaggtgttgaccgaggcgggttaaccaagcgagtttgactaaccgagtcgggttaatcaattagatgttaggtgttgaccgaggcgggttaaccaagtgagtttgactaaccgggtcgggttaatcaattagatgataggcattgaccgagttgggttgacctagggtatttgactaaccgagtcgggttaatcaatttgatgttaggtattgaccgaatgcgtttgactaaccaagttgggttaatcatttgtcgttagaggttTGACCGAGGTGGGTTAACCAAgcaagtttgactaaccgagtcgggttaatcaattagatgttaggtgttgaccgaggcgggttaaccaagtgagtttgactaactgggtcgggttaatcaattagatgttaggtgttcgggttgaccaagtaagtttgacttaaccaagtcgggttaatcaattaagtgataggtgttgatcgaggcgggttgaccaagtgtgtttgactaacgagttcgggttaattgttttggtgtggaggcttaaccaagtcgggtgtaaccatgaggtgattagagggttacttgtattgttctccataatggttagcgtagaaatggtatgccgttcgagaggcgtttacgttgaccaagtatgtgtgcaagaagagtcacggatgttgactatctttgatgtgtgtagttttcggccagtcttcatgattgttggatgtgtgatctattggtggttttatacaccgagagtggggtcgtgaggaccacgtcgtgggattagtgaggcgatagccgtgtttcgctcacatgttgttacggatgtgacaatagtcgattttgtacaccttaggtttagcgtagccatagtcattttgggcgcttttggttttagccgttgcttatgatgttaggatagtggcgtattggttgtattgcccactacaaaggatgtttagtggtaagtgtaatccgtaaggattcatgtggttcgatcttcaacgttcggatcgttgactttaggttgaaaattggtcacttttagcgttgtcctcggtaaaggtacgctaagaaattgatatctcggtacgagattggttttgtttttcccgatatggggaaaagagctggttttagtgctcggagggtggttttgataaatcgcgggtgacgattttagttgttaaaggtgattcattgggaagaattgtccagGAAAGTTcagattggaacttaggattgagggctgttgagtagttccggattggttaagtggaaagatcacgaggacgtgatcgagtttaagtggggagagttgtaagacccaaatatttattgtacataatgtattttggtgtacgatgcgtgtatgaagtgtacgtgttgcttgctcgaacgccgaaggaaactggacgttgtctgaagtggcaaggtgtgtacgtatcttttcaaccccaaataaagtttgtgttgatgtttcaaagccttaccattggaaaagaaatcttattacgtttccaacgatatttgattcatcgaaaacggagctacggtcaaaaagttatggccaaaacaagtttctgaaaactgacctgtaggttggagcggcgctccacctttaggcgcggcgcgccgaacccgtctgatgcaattttcagcctttttaaagggcttaaatgaggggtactttggtaatttcatttagggtcggtttagggtcaccaaaactgatctagaactccattggagctcattttcactcatcaaacactctcatcttcaaaccctagagtgagaggagagttttagagaaagagagagctccaattggagaagaagaagggtgtttcgggtcaaacctcgggtattaaagttgttctactcgtcaacggcatcattttggcggtattggtatgttcaaactccgaacttcatctttgtaatttgatattcaagtttagggttttgaactagttagttataaaactcatttaggaggtgaaatgggtaattgtaactagttatggttgatgttggtgggtttgggttggttaatgatttaaccgtgtttaagacttgtaaatggtgtataatcactagtgttagtgattattggtgttttggaaaccattagggttcttatggttgactaattttgactagagtcaaaattagggtttgttggtgattatgactcaattgccgatttaataaggtttataaacttaaaaaggattaagttgaagcatagaactgagttaaatatgttttggtgtcaaaacttgctaatggcatggtattgacttcttatgggtcaaattagggtttaagtgtcattttgggcaagataggtgtttaacacctatgattgggtttgattggcatattaggaccattctcacttgtgttagtgattattggttagtttgggcgcggtttgcgcttgaaagtgcatttgggtcgaaattgcactagttgtcaatttgggttgatttgtatatccaccctaattgtgttacttgttatgtgataaatggattaggtacattccatcggcgattgcggattattcggtggcattcttcaaggagacaaggtgagtggaatatttatacatgtatgtatgtggtttatttactcgtacgcgatgtgggccttaggcgccacatcgtgagtattgggcgttgTGTCACGAGAcggtgacttattgaggttatgTGTGAAGAGGATTATGTgtcggtagtgtctcgttaggAGACTCTTAAGTCGGAGACACCTCAcggtggttcacgaggcggtgacccttagtagttggttggtgtttcacaagtcggtggcacCATAAGTTGGGGAAGTGATTCACGAGACGGTATTACTTCATAGTGtctacaagtcggtgacactaggtggtgcttcacaagtcggtgatgccacatggaggttcacaagtcgatgacctcgtatgtattggcgggtgattcacaagtcggtgacaccctatagtgcttcacaagtcggtgacacttattggtggcgcttcacaagtcggtgacccatagatattggtgggtagttcacaagtcggtgacaccctttggtgattcacaagtcggtgacaccttatgatgagtcagaAGTCGGTGACATCAttagagtgagactcgacgttattggtcgtctacaagtcggtagtgccatagcggggaacggtatgttatatttatgcattgttgtgatttagtatattattgtggcgatttatatactaacgttgttgctagtcgtatgtttggtgttgctagctcgtttatgcattttgtttgcatggtattgtaagtggatacgtgtaggtaaattacatatgtatatgtataagtattgcattcactaagcgttagcttaccctctcgttgttgacttttttatagattgcatggatgcggaggctcgggtaagcagggataagtggacttgcgtagttgctttagaaggcttgcttttggattgattaggattgggttgcgtatccccaatcgccatgctcggcctttattttgtattacaaatcatgtggttaaaaacttgtattttcgtacgaaagtcgtaaaactgccgatgtgggcccggtcttcgtaaaactaattttattaatggaacgtgttagttctacatatattaatgtatggttaaaatcgttttgtctaaatacgtcgggaagtggtcaaacattttcgcatttcatgactttttggacaggccactttggcacgCCGcgtggccatatggcgcgccgcgccatatgctgttccagcaaaaaaaaaattaattgatatTTCTGTGTGATCGTTTGTATTAAGGGTTGGGATGTTACAGGTGTCCTGGATCTATTCATTCAGAAATATGATCTAGCGGGTTAATATCTTCCATGTATGCCGACTTGTACGTTTCAGTGTGGAAATACTTCTGAATGTGTGTAGTAATGTTACGTAGGACAAAATACCTTGCTACTGCCATTACATGTCCACAGGGTATACCGGAAAACTGCCATTGTTTACATGTGCAAGTTTTATCTTGTAGATTGACTTTACCACCTTTTTTCATATCCAATACCTCAAATTTAACTTGTGATATCGGTTTGACAGTCCAACTAATAGACTTACGATTTCTTTTACAAAGCTTACGCTCTGTATATGATGTGACAGGGGTTGTTAAACCATCGGCAGTGTTTCGGTGTTCCCAAAACCATTGTTGAATTGAAGCTCTAAAGAATTCAAGAAGCATTGTAATCGGGAGTTTCCTCGCATGAACTGACAGTGCGTTCATTGACTCTGCACTATCAGAAGTTAGGTaagcattgtagtgacccgaaattttccatgtttatatatattaattgagattgatatttatatgattaaatatttccaacatgttaagcaatcaaacttgttaagacttgattaattgaaatatgtttcatatagacaattgaccacccaagttgaccggcgattcacgaacgttaaaacttgtaaaaatgacatgacgatatatatatggatatacatatggttaacatgagattatgata
Proteins encoded in this region:
- the LOC139864085 gene encoding uncharacterized protein, producing MNALSVHARKLPITMLLEFFRASIQQWFWEHRNTADGLTTPVTSYTERKLCKRNRKSISWTVKPISQVKFEVLDMKKGGKVNLQDKTCTCKQWQFSGIPCGHVMAVARYFVLRNITTHIQKYFHTETYKSAYMEDINPLDHISE